One window of Triticum dicoccoides isolate Atlit2015 ecotype Zavitan chromosome 5A, WEW_v2.0, whole genome shotgun sequence genomic DNA carries:
- the LOC119297049 gene encoding mitogen-activated protein kinase kinase kinase ANP1-like → MLFPTTTAKAHIRELEEEVKLLKNLSHPNIVRYLGTVREEDTLNILLEFVPGGSIQSLLGKLGSFLEAVIRKYTRQILQGLGYLRSNAIIHRDIKGANVLVDNKGCIKLAGFGASKQVAKLGLMKQGARHLRTAYVCDSALGLKRQ, encoded by the exons ATGCTCTTTCCAACAACAACAGCAAAA GCGCATATAAGAGAACTTGAGGAAGAAGTGAAGCTCCTCAAGAACCTTTCGCACCCCAATATTGTG AGGTACCTCGGGACTGTCCGTGAGGAAGACACACTGAATATCCTGCTGGAGTTTGTTCCTGGAGGGTCTATCCAGTCGCTTCTTGGAAAACTCGGTTCATTCCTGGAGGCA GTCATTAGGAAGTATACTAGGCAGATTTTGCAAGGGTTGGGATATCTGCGTAGCAATGCAATAATACATAGAGACATTAAG GGTGCAAACGTTCTTGTTGATAATAAAGGCTGCATTAAGCTTGCCGGTTTTGGGGCATCTAAGCAAGTTGCCAAGTTG GGTCTGATGAAGCAAGGTGCAAGACACCTCAG AACCGCCTATGTTTGTGACAGTGCACTGGGGCTCAAGCGACAATGA